One genomic window of Pseudomonas aeruginosa includes the following:
- a CDS encoding AraC family transcriptional regulator produces MPRASKVTDPSYELMDDHEGHSLIYRQHGFPSPLVRWHFHKEYELHLIVASSGKVFIGDYIGNFAPDTLFLTGPNLPHNWISQVEPGEVVARRDMLVNFTDEVLEDGSGVFSELNRLAPLLARARYGIEFRDPALIGESRRLLQRIADSGGMTRLGYFFILMEQLAECEDYQLLSTVTSSQLADEHNVERINRAVDYIFQHYAQDLTQEQVAAHLGMTPTYFSRFFKQAAGRGFVEFVNRLRISKSCELLARSELPVTEVCFESGFSNLSNFNRRFQQLKGMTPTGYRRLVTQRLTEQNLL; encoded by the coding sequence ATGCCCAGAGCCAGCAAAGTCACCGATCCGTCCTACGAGCTGATGGACGACCACGAAGGCCATTCGCTGATCTACCGCCAGCACGGCTTCCCCAGCCCGCTGGTGCGCTGGCACTTCCACAAGGAATACGAGCTGCACCTGATCGTCGCCAGCTCCGGCAAGGTATTCATCGGCGACTACATCGGCAACTTCGCCCCCGACACCCTGTTCCTCACCGGTCCCAACCTGCCGCACAACTGGATCAGCCAGGTGGAGCCCGGCGAGGTGGTGGCCCGGCGCGACATGCTGGTGAACTTCACCGACGAGGTGCTGGAGGACGGCAGCGGCGTATTCTCCGAGCTGAACCGCCTGGCCCCGCTGCTGGCGCGGGCGCGCTACGGCATCGAGTTCCGCGACCCGGCGCTGATCGGCGAAAGCCGGCGACTGTTGCAACGCATCGCCGACAGCGGCGGCATGACCCGCCTGGGATACTTTTTTATCCTCATGGAACAGCTCGCCGAATGCGAGGACTACCAGTTGCTCTCTACCGTCACTTCCTCGCAACTGGCCGACGAGCACAACGTCGAACGGATCAACCGGGCGGTGGACTACATCTTCCAGCACTACGCCCAGGACCTCACCCAGGAGCAGGTCGCCGCCCACCTGGGCATGACCCCCACCTACTTCTCGCGCTTCTTCAAGCAGGCCGCCGGGCGCGGCTTCGTCGAGTTCGTCAACCGCCTGCGCATCAGCAAGTCCTGCGAGCTGCTGGCCCGCAGCGAGCTGCCGGTGACCGAGGTGTGCTTCGAGTCGGGCTTCAGCAACCTGTCCAATTTCAACCGGCGCTTCCAGCAGCTCAAGGGCATGACGCCCACCGGCTACCGGCGCCTGGTGACCCAGCGGCTGACCGAGCAGAACCTGCTCTGA
- a CDS encoding aryl-sulfate sulfotransferase has product MPRFPMLLLSAALLAAGAHAAPSVYPTGVTRYDPQKAFNQYVIFSGADRKTHLIDMNGNEVKRWDYPGFPAAVIDPALNGGKRGHVLLQLADLAAPDKLASPGNGLANQALGELDWDGKEVWRWGDQAPGGAAHQHHDQRRLANGNTLLLANKVHAVKGFAVPRVIDDVIYEVTPQGKLAWSWTASEHLDEFGFTADQLKRVRASENPDYLHINNLAPLGENRWHAAGDRRFAPDNLLLDSRNANFIAIVDKASGKVVWRLGPNLPPIDPKSARKLPRPVDQISGQHDAHLIPEGLPGAGNLLVFDNQGDAGYPSVQRGLVSGSRVLEIDPLKKQIVWQYTAEDSQQPGWAFYSAFISSARRLPNGNTLIDEGQNGRFFQVTPGGEIVWEYVSPYFGKAPRGDARSNWVYRALPVAYDWVPEGTPREEKAVNLAVPGATPQVTARR; this is encoded by the coding sequence ATGCCCAGATTCCCGATGCTCCTGCTCAGCGCCGCGCTGCTCGCCGCCGGCGCCCATGCCGCGCCCAGCGTCTACCCCACCGGAGTGACCCGCTACGACCCGCAGAAGGCCTTCAACCAGTACGTGATCTTCAGCGGCGCAGACCGCAAGACCCACCTGATCGACATGAACGGCAACGAGGTGAAGCGCTGGGACTACCCCGGCTTCCCCGCCGCCGTGATCGACCCGGCCCTGAACGGCGGCAAGCGCGGCCATGTGCTGCTGCAACTGGCCGACCTGGCCGCTCCGGACAAGCTGGCCTCGCCCGGCAACGGCCTGGCCAACCAGGCCCTCGGCGAGCTGGACTGGGATGGCAAGGAGGTCTGGCGCTGGGGTGACCAGGCGCCGGGCGGCGCCGCCCATCAGCACCACGACCAGCGCCGGCTGGCCAACGGCAACACCCTGCTGCTGGCGAACAAGGTCCACGCGGTGAAGGGCTTCGCCGTGCCCCGGGTAATCGATGACGTGATCTACGAGGTCACGCCGCAGGGCAAGCTGGCCTGGAGCTGGACCGCTTCGGAGCATCTCGACGAATTCGGATTCACCGCCGACCAGTTGAAGCGGGTACGGGCCAGCGAGAACCCCGACTACCTGCACATCAACAACCTCGCCCCGCTCGGCGAGAACCGCTGGCACGCTGCCGGCGACCGGCGCTTCGCCCCGGACAACCTGCTGCTCGACTCACGCAACGCCAACTTCATAGCGATCGTCGACAAGGCCAGCGGCAAGGTGGTCTGGCGCCTCGGCCCGAACCTTCCGCCGATCGACCCGAAGAGCGCCCGTAAGCTGCCGCGCCCGGTGGACCAGATCAGTGGCCAGCACGACGCCCACCTCATTCCCGAGGGCCTGCCGGGCGCCGGCAACCTGCTGGTGTTCGACAACCAGGGTGACGCCGGTTACCCCTCGGTACAGCGCGGGCTGGTCTCCGGCTCGCGGGTACTGGAAATCGACCCGCTGAAGAAGCAGATCGTCTGGCAATACACTGCCGAGGACTCGCAGCAGCCCGGCTGGGCCTTCTACAGCGCCTTCATCAGCAGCGCGCGGCGCCTGCCCAACGGCAATACGCTGATCGACGAAGGGCAGAACGGACGCTTCTTCCAGGTAACGCCCGGCGGCGAGATCGTCTGGGAGTACGTCAGCCCCTACTTCGGCAAGGCGCCGCGCGGCGACGCCCGGAGCAACTGGGTCTACCGCGCGCTGCCGGTGGCCTACGACTGGGTGCCCGAAGGTACGCCGCGCGAGGAGAAGGCGGTGAACCTGGCGGTTCCCGGCGCCACGCCGCAGGTCACGGCGCGGCGTTGA